The proteins below are encoded in one region of Bos indicus x Bos taurus breed Angus x Brahman F1 hybrid chromosome 2, Bos_hybrid_MaternalHap_v2.0, whole genome shotgun sequence:
- the CCDC173 gene encoding coiled-coil domain-containing protein 173 isoform X1 has protein sequence MLVRFGRRSGQAKESAEMKNCEEDPVLYPPLLPTKVDLRQVTIIPHNEWERIRDSLDSLTREAACLRAERKAKKEMHLRSQEVVKHWTNTYAGMKEQKLEAKKKRDEEIEAERQILDIEEAIYKQGERKKAIELAKQYQFYQTERVKNFHSGLLLSRVMKERDAQIEFQKSKIKSDKKWEEQVKLNVEKAFKEEREKAEKQRRERVALAKDHLKQIKEHEEEEERRRKEEEKDAEEIKRQNSLYEIEMKKKQGKKKEEINESRRLFFEHLNDKHIIKAVEQQQQEEEDEKIRKFIKAKKRLTQMGKEKEAETHRLMEERRERINNFLSKLMKEKFDNEDLIIARDIAEAEAEWEKREREKYEKNKAELKAIAEHRALVMKNKEEEERQRKIEATEQMLAILKADQIFWEHEKEKKQKADKERREVQDAHIQQMAKHKFNALQAKQAESEYCRLTEALVAEKEKEFQDYAREVIESESESTKKYIYPLVKAVQEGPGGGRGPVLVDRGGLRPSYQANDTTGVQLPFYNSQGSKYNNFQKSKGRLGFTW, from the exons ATGCTGGTGCGATTCGGAAGGCGCAGTGGACAGGCGAAGGAAAGCGCGG aaaTGAAGAACTGTGAAGAAGATCCAGTTCTCTATCCACCTCTTCTGCCTACCAAAGTAGATCTCCGGCAGGTCACCATAATTCCACACAATGAGTGGGAAAGGATTCGAGATAGCCTAGACAGTTTGACAAGAGAAGCAGCATGCCTTCgtgcagaaagaaaagcaaagaaagaaatgcatttaCGATCCCAAGAAGTGGTAAAACACTGGACTAATACATATGCA GGGATGAAAGAACAGAAACTTGAAGCCAAAAAGAAGCGTGATGAAGAAATAGAAGCAGAAAGACAAATTCTTGATATAGAAGAAGCAATATACAaacaaggagaaaggaaaaaggccATTGAACTTGCAAAGCAATACCAATTTTACCAGACAGAACGAGTGAAAAACTTTCAT tcaGGACTACTTCTTAGTAGAGTTATGAAAGAACGGGATGCACAGATTGAATtccaaaagagtaaaataaaatcagataaaaaATGGGAGGAACAAGTGAAACTCAATGttgaaaaagcttttaaagaagaacgagaaaaagcagaaaaacaacGCAGAGAAAGAGTGGCTCTTGCTAAAGATCATTTAAaaca aataaaagaacatgaagaggaagaagaaagaaggagaaaagaggaagaaaaggatgcTGAGGAAATAAAGCGACAGAACTCAttatatgaaatagaaatgaaaaaaaaacaaggaaagaaaaaagaagagatcaATGAAAGCAGGAGACTATTTTTT GAACATTTGAATGATAAACATATCATCAAAGCTGtagaacagcagcagcaagaggaagaagatgaaaagattAGAAAATTTATCAAAGCAAAAAAGCGTCTTACACaaatggggaaagagaaagaagctgaAACACACAG GCTAATGGAGGAACGGAGAGAAAGGATAAATAACTTCCTGAGTAAGCTAATGAAAGAGAAATTTGACAATGAAGATTTGATTATTGCTAGAGATATTGCAGAAGCTGAGGCTGagtgggaaaaaagagaaagagaaaagtatgaaaaaaacaaagcagaattaAAAGCAATCGCAGAACATAGAGCTCTTGTG ATGAAGaataaagaggaagaagaaagacaaaggaaaatagaAGCTACAGAACAAATGCTAGCTATCTTAAAAGCAGACCAGATTTTCTGGgagcatgaaaaggaaaaaaagcagaaagctGATAAAGAACGTCGAGAAGTTCAAGATGCCCATATTCAGCAAATG GCCAAACATAAGTTTAATGCACTGCAAGCAAAACAAGCAGAATCAGAGTACTGCAGACTTACTGAAGCACTTGTGGCTGAAAAGGAGAAGGAATTTCAGGATTATGCCAGAGAAGTAATCGAATCTGAATCTGAATcgacaaagaaatatatttatcctCTTGTAAAAGCTGTACAGGAAGGACCTGGAGGTGGCCGTGGACCAGTTTTAGTGGACAGAGGTGGATTAAGACCCAGCTATCAGGCAAATGATACCACTGGAGTCCAGCTCCCTTTTTATAACTCTCAGGGATCgaaatataataattttcaaaagtctAAGGGAAGGCTAGGTTTTACATGGtag
- the CCDC173 gene encoding coiled-coil domain-containing protein 173 isoform X2, with the protein MKEQKLEAKKKRDEEIEAERQILDIEEAIYKQGERKKAIELAKQYQFYQTERVKNFHSGLLLSRVMKERDAQIEFQKSKIKSDKKWEEQVKLNVEKAFKEEREKAEKQRRERVALAKDHLKQIKEHEEEEERRRKEEEKDAEEIKRQNSLYEIEMKKKQGKKKEEINESRRLFFEHLNDKHIIKAVEQQQQEEEDEKIRKFIKAKKRLTQMGKEKEAETHRLMEERRERINNFLSKLMKEKFDNEDLIIARDIAEAEAEWEKREREKYEKNKAELKAIAEHRALVMKNKEEEERQRKIEATEQMLAILKADQIFWEHEKEKKQKADKERREVQDAHIQQMAKHKFNALQAKQAESEYCRLTEALVAEKEKEFQDYAREVIESESESTKKYIYPLVKAVQEGPGGGRGPVLVDRGGLRPSYQANDTTGVQLPFYNSQGSKYNNFQKSKGRLGFTW; encoded by the exons ATGAAAGAACAGAAACTTGAAGCCAAAAAGAAGCGTGATGAAGAAATAGAAGCAGAAAGACAAATTCTTGATATAGAAGAAGCAATATACAaacaaggagaaaggaaaaaggccATTGAACTTGCAAAGCAATACCAATTTTACCAGACAGAACGAGTGAAAAACTTTCAT tcaGGACTACTTCTTAGTAGAGTTATGAAAGAACGGGATGCACAGATTGAATtccaaaagagtaaaataaaatcagataaaaaATGGGAGGAACAAGTGAAACTCAATGttgaaaaagcttttaaagaagaacgagaaaaagcagaaaaacaacGCAGAGAAAGAGTGGCTCTTGCTAAAGATCATTTAAaaca aataaaagaacatgaagaggaagaagaaagaaggagaaaagaggaagaaaaggatgcTGAGGAAATAAAGCGACAGAACTCAttatatgaaatagaaatgaaaaaaaaacaaggaaagaaaaaagaagagatcaATGAAAGCAGGAGACTATTTTTT GAACATTTGAATGATAAACATATCATCAAAGCTGtagaacagcagcagcaagaggaagaagatgaaaagattAGAAAATTTATCAAAGCAAAAAAGCGTCTTACACaaatggggaaagagaaagaagctgaAACACACAG GCTAATGGAGGAACGGAGAGAAAGGATAAATAACTTCCTGAGTAAGCTAATGAAAGAGAAATTTGACAATGAAGATTTGATTATTGCTAGAGATATTGCAGAAGCTGAGGCTGagtgggaaaaaagagaaagagaaaagtatgaaaaaaacaaagcagaattaAAAGCAATCGCAGAACATAGAGCTCTTGTG ATGAAGaataaagaggaagaagaaagacaaaggaaaatagaAGCTACAGAACAAATGCTAGCTATCTTAAAAGCAGACCAGATTTTCTGGgagcatgaaaaggaaaaaaagcagaaagctGATAAAGAACGTCGAGAAGTTCAAGATGCCCATATTCAGCAAATG GCCAAACATAAGTTTAATGCACTGCAAGCAAAACAAGCAGAATCAGAGTACTGCAGACTTACTGAAGCACTTGTGGCTGAAAAGGAGAAGGAATTTCAGGATTATGCCAGAGAAGTAATCGAATCTGAATCTGAATcgacaaagaaatatatttatcctCTTGTAAAAGCTGTACAGGAAGGACCTGGAGGTGGCCGTGGACCAGTTTTAGTGGACAGAGGTGGATTAAGACCCAGCTATCAGGCAAATGATACCACTGGAGTCCAGCTCCCTTTTTATAACTCTCAGGGATCgaaatataataattttcaaaagtctAAGGGAAGGCTAGGTTTTACATGGtag